Within the Populus trichocarpa isolate Nisqually-1 chromosome 14, P.trichocarpa_v4.1, whole genome shotgun sequence genome, the region ctttaacatggtatcagagccttgatgaccaaacagtcacgagttcgaatctcactatctccatctatttgataaaaatcaaacataaggTCGCGTGAGcctatacaagtttcaagcccaaaagactttttttttagcgggtgtgttagaaaataatataaatcatatcttggaacctcatttaatagtttaagctattgggttgggatggttctttgacagggTTTGGGTATGATTTgttatgtgaaaaaaataatatagaagcGAATTTCTGCTTGAATGAAGTTCAATGTGTCACAAAGGACGATAGGTACTATGAATGTGCGTTCATGCTGGTTGTCAACTCATGACTAACAGTGGAAAGTCAAGCACACACTAGCTTTTCCTTGAAGAACATTAAGCTATCCTGGACATTGTTTCTGCATTTGAATATAATTACTGACGTCATTTTACTAGATAAAACACAGCATATCCAGGGAATTCCTTCTTGAAGAAGGTAGCCTATCCTGAGCATTATTTCTCTGTCTATACGTCTTTGCCTATATAAGCTAGTCAAACACATAGTGGCTCAAAGAGTATCTTGAATTCCATTTTCACTCTCTGTATGCATAGCTTCCCATATGCAATAACGGGAATGTATATCCACTAAAAATCCTCTTCCCTTGCATAAAGAACTAAACATAAACACAGATAAATTAAACGGATTTATGAGAATTGGCTGAGCAGATGCTATAACAGTTATATTATCATATCAGGGTTCAAGTTCAGACCAACAAACTTTTGCAATATGCTACGCTCTTAAAACAAGTGGATAAATTAGTGCCAATTGGATAATCTGCTAACTATTGTACTTATTTCCTTTCCCTGTACTACTTGATGTATAGGAAATTCATACATTCAGTCTTTCATTTAGGAACAAAAGGACAAAACTAAAAACTACAAATTACCTGCACATCCAAAATATTGTAAGCAGTACCCGATTCATCACGCTCCCATGGTAGGTCTGGAACATGCCTAAAGTTTTCATCAACAATGAAGCGATAGTGGTAAACACCTGCTGGTAGCATCTTCATAATAATGAAATCTTTACCCATCCTCTGCAAGGGTTCCCTGATAGAAAGGAAAGGCAAGTTACAACATTAGCTAGATTGTGGGAGAAAAGGCATACATGAAGATTGAACTTAAAGAGAAACACAAAAGCTTATCGCACCTCCTGTTCCAATTATCCCACGATCCAGTCACAGCTACTTGCTTGCCATCAAAACTCCATGTTATCATCACAGCTCTCAGATTCTCAGGAACCACACCCCTAAAATCTGTTGTATTAGGCACCAAAGCATAATTTGGCACATGAGTCATTTCACCAGATCTTGGTAATGGAGCCATGGGGACCTGAAATATAGTTGGATTcataatttctcaaaataaaaataaaatgcaagcttattttcttccaagtttATACATAAACAAAAGGTTCCTTATATACATTACATTAAACCATGAAGAAAGTCAAAGCAATATCCCTTTTAGGCATACTGAAACAGCGAGCCCTTTCTCAACTGAGCATCATTTTTTCATACATTGCATGATACCTTGACTTCAACCTCTTTTTCATGTCCAAATCTTCTCTGTGTTTAGTATCCAAAGACAATTATGCAGGGCCAGGATGAATTTCTCAGCCTAGCAGGTATGAATCCAAAAGATCTCACAAAATGAAGTTCCCATATAGTTCAAGAAAAAGATTTCCACAAAATAGCTGCATCTAAGATAAATAACCAGGATATGAACTTGTTTAAAAACACAATCAGTACAATTCACCAAATTCTATTCCAAATTTGGTAAGCAAAGTTTTTTAATACCTTCAAATtccataaattgaaaataaacacaACTTGAAGGTTGAAAGATGCAGCAACAACGCCTAGTGatagataacaacaaaaaaaccttgaaaagaaaaggtctaACCACCTTACTTAatcagaaaatatttatttaactcttcaatagcataaaaaagagaagaagaagactttgGCAACCATGAAGtcgaaaagtaataaaaataaataaataaaaagacaaggaGAAGACCTGTGGCATGAACAAGGGAGGAGGCTGCAAGTATCCCACAGGATTACGAGGAGGAGAGTGAACCATGGGCTCTGCCTCTGCATACACACCCTGACTATGATGATAACTAATGG harbors:
- the LOC18105357 gene encoding SNF1-related protein kinase regulatory subunit beta-2 isoform X1 encodes the protein MVMGNASGKGDGEGTSSSGVKYGGEEGYEQEEGMEFAAHGGVAPISYHHSQGVYAEAEPMVHSPPRNPVGYLQPPPLFMPQVPMAPLPRSGEMTHVPNYALVPNTTDFRGVVPENLRAVMITWSFDGKQVAVTGSWDNWNRREPLQRMGKDFIIMKMLPAGVYHYRFIVDENFRHVPDLPWERDESGTAYNILDVQEYVPEAPESLSEFESSPSPVSSYNNESLNDNDFGKLPPEIPPQLQLTPLSEQSSATDGYQSQRRPRHAVLNHLYIQNSRGEPVALGSTNRFLQKYVTVVLYKPTRR